One genomic segment of Occultella kanbiaonis includes these proteins:
- a CDS encoding HNH endonuclease signature motif containing protein, whose product MPILAGYGPITPATARAIAAGGIWRRLVTDPLSETVLDLGHTRYRPTQELADHVVARDRTCVRPGCSCPAGGCQLDHNVPWVDAPDGSEEPGDPAGGRTAADNLSPLCGRDHNVKTHGDFEVEQTEPGVFEWTTPAGLRYRRERDETTTFLGHIINGTLHPPLPPDAPPPF is encoded by the coding sequence GTGCCGATCCTGGCCGGGTACGGGCCGATCACCCCGGCCACGGCGCGGGCGATCGCGGCGGGTGGGATCTGGCGGCGCCTGGTCACCGACCCCCTCTCGGAGACGGTGCTGGATCTCGGGCACACCCGGTACCGGCCGACCCAGGAGTTGGCCGATCACGTCGTGGCCCGGGACCGCACCTGCGTGCGGCCCGGCTGCTCGTGCCCCGCGGGCGGGTGCCAGTTGGACCACAACGTGCCCTGGGTCGATGCCCCGGATGGGTCCGAGGAGCCCGGCGACCCCGCCGGTGGGCGGACTGCGGCGGACAACCTGTCCCCGCTGTGCGGCCGGGACCACAACGTCAAGACCCACGGCGACTTCGAGGTCGAGCAGACCGAGCCCGGCGTGTTCGAGTGGACCACCCCGGCCGGGCTGCGCTACCGCCGCGAACGCGACGAGACCACGACCTTCCTCGGCCACATCATCAACGGCACCCTCCACCCACCCCTGCCCCCAGACGCACCACCACCCTTCTAG
- a CDS encoding YdeI/OmpD-associated family protein, with the protein MRYTTAIHQTGNNTGVPVPEEVMAALGPAKRHLVVVTINGHTYRSSAVSYEGRFMISLSAANRAAAGVAGGDTVEVDVELDTEPRVAEVPPELAAALAEDPAAKSFYESLSASKQKRFTLPVAEAKTDETRTRRVEKAITALREGRVL; encoded by the coding sequence ATGCGATACACGACGGCGATCCATCAGACCGGAAACAACACTGGCGTCCCAGTTCCGGAGGAGGTCATGGCGGCCCTGGGGCCGGCGAAACGACACCTCGTCGTCGTGACCATCAACGGACATACCTACCGCAGTTCGGCCGTCTCCTACGAGGGCCGGTTCATGATCTCCCTGAGTGCCGCGAACCGGGCGGCTGCGGGTGTCGCCGGCGGCGACACGGTCGAGGTGGACGTCGAGCTCGACACCGAACCCCGCGTGGCCGAGGTCCCGCCGGAGCTTGCGGCGGCGCTCGCGGAAGACCCGGCGGCCAAGTCCTTCTACGAGTCGCTCTCGGCCAGCAAGCAGAAGCGTTTCACGCTGCCCGTGGCCGAGGCGAAGACGGACGAGACCCGGACGAGGCGGGTCGAGAAGGCCATCACCGCGTTGCGCGAGGGTCGGGTGCTCTGA
- a CDS encoding YbaY family lipoprotein: protein MTSNIVTVNGTVGIRERLALPEGSVFTVKLVAHDGEVLAGAAFDAGVGDADFTLTVDAADAPNRKKLGLWAKLTSSVGTWGTPELVHVYEPLTDLLLVRVEN, encoded by the coding sequence ATGACCTCAAACATCGTCACCGTCAACGGCACCGTCGGGATCCGGGAGCGCCTCGCGTTGCCGGAGGGCTCGGTCTTCACGGTCAAGCTGGTCGCCCACGACGGTGAGGTGCTCGCCGGGGCTGCCTTCGACGCAGGGGTGGGGGACGCGGACTTCACGCTCACCGTGGACGCAGCCGACGCCCCGAACCGGAAGAAGCTCGGCCTCTGGGCGAAGCTGACCTCATCGGTGGGTACCTGGGGCACCCCGGAGCTCGTCCACGTGTACGAGCCGCTCACGGACCTGCTCCTGGTCCGCGTGGAGAACTGA
- a CDS encoding GNAT family N-acetyltransferase, which produces MSIPLEHLTLTGHLVRLEPLSPAHHDGLVDAVQDGRMWDRWYTSIPRPEDMAGEIESRLERQARGEMLAFTALRPDGTVLGMTTYYDWDPAVPRLEIGYTWNRASAHGSGTNAESKLLLLTHAFETLGCECVGLRTQWVNHQSRAAIERLGAKQDGVLRANRRFRNGALLDAVLFSILRSEWPAVRANLEHRLRNRIPG; this is translated from the coding sequence ATGTCGATTCCGCTCGAACACCTCACCCTGACCGGCCACCTGGTTCGGCTGGAGCCGCTCTCCCCAGCACACCACGACGGCCTCGTCGACGCGGTGCAGGACGGTCGGATGTGGGACCGCTGGTACACCTCGATCCCGCGGCCGGAGGACATGGCCGGTGAGATCGAGAGCCGACTGGAGCGTCAGGCTCGCGGCGAGATGCTGGCGTTCACCGCACTCCGGCCGGACGGGACCGTGCTTGGGATGACCACGTACTACGACTGGGACCCCGCGGTGCCACGCCTGGAGATCGGGTACACCTGGAACCGGGCCTCTGCCCACGGGAGCGGCACGAACGCGGAGTCGAAGTTGCTGCTGCTCACGCATGCGTTCGAGACCCTGGGGTGCGAGTGTGTCGGCCTGCGGACGCAGTGGGTGAACCACCAGTCCCGTGCCGCCATCGAACGTCTCGGTGCGAAGCAGGACGGCGTGCTGCGCGCGAATCGACGCTTCCGAAACGGCGCCCTGCTGGACGCGGTCCTCTTCTCGATCCTGCGCTCTGAGTGGCCAGCGGTCCGGGCGAACCTGGAGCACCGACTGCGGAACCGGATCCCCGGCTGA
- a CDS encoding winged helix-turn-helix transcriptional regulator has protein sequence MATYGQFCPVAKAMEVLDERWTLLIIRELISGSSHFNELRRGLPKMSPALLSKRLRSLDRAGLVRRVEVGGKVSYALTESGLDLQEVVEALGVWGLRWVGDLGEDDLDPHLLFWDMRRTIPVAAWPRTRTVLEFRLSDLPLRVGGWWLVVTGDDVDVCDYDPGFGSIATVRTTLRTLVRLWRGEARWEGALRSGDVTVEGPADVRRAIPGWLGQMRLADVAAARA, from the coding sequence ATGGCGACGTACGGTCAGTTCTGCCCTGTCGCGAAGGCGATGGAGGTGCTCGACGAGCGCTGGACGCTGCTGATCATCCGGGAGCTGATCTCCGGCAGCAGCCACTTCAACGAACTGCGCCGCGGGCTGCCGAAGATGTCGCCGGCGCTGCTCTCCAAGCGCCTGCGCAGCCTTGACCGGGCCGGCCTGGTGCGCCGGGTGGAGGTGGGCGGCAAGGTCAGCTACGCCCTGACCGAGTCCGGGCTGGATCTGCAGGAGGTGGTCGAGGCACTCGGGGTCTGGGGCCTGCGGTGGGTGGGTGACCTCGGCGAGGACGACCTGGACCCGCACCTGCTGTTCTGGGACATGCGCCGGACCATCCCGGTGGCGGCGTGGCCGCGGACACGCACGGTGCTGGAGTTCCGGCTCTCCGACCTGCCCCTCCGGGTCGGCGGATGGTGGCTGGTGGTCACCGGTGACGACGTGGACGTCTGCGACTACGACCCGGGGTTCGGGTCGATCGCCACCGTCCGGACCACCCTGCGCACGCTGGTCCGGTTGTGGCGCGGGGAGGCCCGCTGGGAAGGCGCCCTGCGCTCCGGGGACGTCACCGTCGAGGGGCCCGCGGACGTCAGGCGGGCGATCCCGGGCTGGCTCGGGCAGATGCGCCTGGCGGACGTGGCCGCCGCCCGAGCCTGA